A region of the Vicugna pacos chromosome 7, VicPac4, whole genome shotgun sequence genome:
ttttgctaagtgaaagaagtcggacagagaaatacaaatactgtaatggtttcacttacatgtggaatccaaaaagagagagaaaagcctgtttctgtttcatagaaACAGAGGTTGGAATGGTTGTTGCcttgggctgggggaagggggaatAGGGCAATGTAGGTCAAAGGGtgcaaattttcagttataagaagAGTAAGTTCTGGGGTTCTAATGTACAGcctggtgattatagttaataacatGGAATCATGGACTTGAAAGTTGCGGAGGGTAGGTCTTAAGCGttttcatcacacacacaaagatttaaCCGTCAGGCGATGGATGTGTGAACTATCTTGATTCTAGTCATCATTCCACAGGGCGTATGTATATCAAATCcatacattgtacactttaaatatatacaatcaTACTTGCCCATTAtccctcaattttaaaaagttaaaaaaaaaaaaaaggaaataacaccATTGATGCTGACggcctttttttttcactccatcTTTGTCATGACAGGGAAAGTCCTGCATGAGGAGCACGTTGAACTCTTGATGGAGGAGTTTGCATTCCTGAAAAAAGAAGTGGTGGGGAAGGACCTGCTGAAAGGGTCTCTCCTCTTCACAGGTCAGTCTTCGGTGGGATCACAGGCCATGCGTGGCTGGTGAGGCCGGAAGGCCAGCTGGGTTCTTCCCTAACTCTTAGAATGTGAGCTTGGATTCATTCGTTCCTCCTAAAGACTCTCAGACTGAGGGCCAATTTACTTTCACTTACCCACGCATCCCCAGATGATAAAAATgtctattgtttttctttcttcaaatgaGATTTAATTGCTCAGTGGGCTTTGGAGGAAAAGTGTCTTAGAAATCTCAAGTACGTTTCTGTCGCTGGCCCGGTCTGCTGGGTAGAATGTTCTTTCATGAACCCTTAATGAGTTGGAGGTTACTTTCCACGGGAGGTTGACAGTGAgatctctgtttttaaaaaggactgAGAGAAAGGTTCTTGGAGGAGAGGACATGTTTATACTTCTCTGTGGAGCAAACAGAATATGCACAGTTCCCTTCTCTCTCCATCAAGTTACAAGGACGTTGGCTGCAGCCAGAATATTTGACCTGCCATGTGTTTAGCGATTTACTTTACGTTCGGCATTCTCTGAGCACCTCTGTTAGCAATAAGAAATGACCATTGGAGCTTCCTGCTCTGTAGTCTCCTTTGGGTGGATTCCTAGGACTTGTCTACACCCAGAGGTATCTGGGCCACCTTTCCCGAGGGCTTTCATTACAGAAAGGAAACCCTGACGTGCTCTGGCATTGTTAAGTGGTAGAACCATCCACCCCTTCATGACAGTCCAGAAAATACAGTGGAATGTCATTTCAGAATCCATCTTCATCCTTTAAAACGATGGTATCATGAGAGTTGTGGCAACAAGTAGTAATAACCATCAATCTGCACCAGGAGCTGTGCTGTGTGTGAGACGGGTTACTTCATGTTAATTCATAGGATAACCCTCTGAAGTGGGTATATATTAGCCCcattataaagttttttttttttaaatgaagctgAGAGAGGCAGGTAGCTTCACAAAGTTGACCCAGCAGTTACGTGGCAGGGGCAGACAGGCGCTCAGACCTGGGATGTCTGCTCAGCCCTCTCAGAGAACAGAAGCCCAGGGGAGATGCTTTTCTTTGGTTAAGTCCGCTACTCAGGCCCTAGTGATGTCCAGCCTTGTTGTCTACCAAGCTTACAATCTTTGTTCACTTTTATTTAtaacttgttatctttttttttagaacatATCCATAATTATGAATTAAGTCAATAAAGTTCATAAGAAATCTTTGGCTTATAGAGCAATGTAAACAGGTGTGAGGGCTTTTAAATCTACGTTatgtttgatttgcattcctttgtttattttttggaagggaggcaattaggttttcatttatttattttctcactaaGAGGATGTGTACGTaggtgcacgtgtgtgtgcatgtgtgtttacatacatacacagtacatgcacacacacgtgcacacacatacaagcCTCAAATGTTTTTCTATTATCCTGTGGGCTCGATGGACCGCTGTTTCCAATCAAATGTTCTCTTTTACTGACAAACCGAATTGAATAAACAAGATGAAAGGGAGATGCCTTTCTGAAAGTCTCCATCAGTATCCATCATCAGCACACCCAAGCCGTAAGgcaaggtcatgttgtcctgatcaCCCAGCCACATGTGTCTGCCCCCTGCGACACCCGCCTCCACCCGCAGCCGCCAGCCCCTCACCTCCGGTTCCCACGTGTCTGTGATTCCCCACAGCTGGCCCGTTGGAAGAAGAGCGGTTTGGCTTCCCCGCGTTCAGCGGCATCTCTCGCCTGACCTGGCTGGTGTCCCTCTTCGGGGAGCTTTCCCTCGTGTCGGCCACCTTGGAAGAACGAAAGGAAGATCAGTACATGAAGATGACGGTGTGCTTGGAGACGGAGAACAAGAGGTAGGTCGTGAGAAGCTGTGACTGAGAAGGAAGTGGTGAGGATGTCCTGGTGTGTTCACGAGGGAGGATGGGGAGGTCTCGGGGGCCTAGACCCCAACCCTTGACTCCAGAAAGGGCCATCTGCTTCTGCCAGCAGGATAGCTGCTAGGATTCCATTTAACCCATCACTCTTGCCTAAGCCACACAAATGTGCATCAGTCTCAGATGTAGGAGCAGAAATCCAGTTACATCTGTGACCTGAATTCTTTCCAACATTGTATTGCACAAGTTTCAGACACGTGAAGTTGAAAGAATTTTGCTGTGAGCAACGAGCCAGCCCCTGCCGTGAACACTGCACCCTGCTTATCACGTGCCGGACTGCTTCTCGGCTTTAGCATCACAGTATACGGTCACACTATTCCCAAAATGTTCTGAATCTTTACTTTTCATaccaagtctttttttctttaaacgcTCAAGAGACTTTAACGTGGCCCAAAGACCCAGAGATGTTCGGGTTGAATATAAGATCGTACTGGGGTGGTGTCTGTTGCTTCCTCCATTGTTAGAGCCTCAATTTGATCCTGGTGAATTACACACCCCGATAATTCTTCTCGTTGGGTAGTGGTGACATCCTCTAGTGCCCAGCATCTTCCACAAATGGCCGTCAGTCCACAAATGATGAGATATGCAACACCagaaataagtattaaatgtttgcagaatCTACTTGAACATCCTTCccgtattatttttcaaaatcaagTCCTCTGCTGATAATTTAGGAAGCGGAGATAATGGTGAGCCCCGTCTGGTATTAAACGGAGCTCTTTCCCCTGCAAACACCCTTCAAGATAAAATGCCTCATACCAAGTCTTTATAAACAGAAGCAGAACCATAATTTTCCCGGGCTGTGCAAAAGATTGAAAGCAGCAAGGGTTTCAGAGTGTTTCTGTATGTGTTGCCATGTAGGTGGGTCTCTCGGTAATAAAACAGATCATTTGGTTTTTACAAAAAGAGAAGAGGATCTGGGTCCATGGGgtggtgtctctcctttgtgaGGGAAAGGCAGGGGTCGCAGATGAAGAGAAAGCCAGCAGGCACCGGAAGTGCTGCCCGGGGAGTGACAGCGGTGGTGGCCCCGGCTCTGATGACGTCGGCCGTGTGAGTGTTAGAATCGCAGCCACGGGCAGAGCTGTCCATGCGCAGGTGCGGCACCAGTAAAGTGCCAACAGCCGATGTCCTCACTTAAATATGTAAATAGGAAACAGCGTGACTTTTCAAGTTTTTAGCAGACAGGGCCACAAAATGAGGAAGTTATCCTGTCCGCATCTCTCCTGGTGTCTCCCAGCACGTGGGTATGGGCGTGGCTCCCTCTTTGTGCACCTCAGATCTTCTCTGAAACGTTCACCCCCCGCTCTGGTGCAGGTCCAGGTTAGCCAGATAAGCTGACGGGAGGCCTCCTTTAGGGTTGGAGGCAGCCCTGAGCTTCCTAGAGCACCCGAAACAATCCTAAGTGACCTGCTTGGGCCCCTTGTCGGCAACCCCACACCTGTATCTTTAGCCTGATTATGTCCATCACCACATCACTATGTGATACCATTATGACATCACAGGCAGGGCACAGTTTCTTCGCCAGGCTGGTTAAGCTGCCCTCCCAGGCCCGTGGGCACAGGAGGAGGGATCCGAGGAAGTGGCGGCGGGAGACAAGAGGCTGGGGACCCTGGCACATCCTCAGGATGGAACGCTTCCCCCTGCTCACACTGAAAACTCCCATCACTTAGCCCAGCAGTCCAGCAGAGTTGCTGCCTCATCCTTGACCCTGACTCCCTGCAGGAACAAAAGGGGAAAGCAAAGAGAAGTCGCCAGAGGCCCACAGCAAGTCCTCTCATTCCTTCGTTCTCAGAAGAGGGAAGGGAAACTATATATTTGTGTGAAGAGGTTGAATGCAGGAAGTTAAAATTGGAAAGACCTTAAATATTGGGCAATAACAAAACATTCAGTGAATTCTGTAACCGGTCATATGTGATTTGCAGACAATAATCATAAGAGCAGTATCTGTAggatcataaaaatattttaaaataagtaaacatgATCAAACAGTGTTTATACTTTATGATTTATATGCCATGTACATATAGGTAAATATTTGGAAGGACTGTCTCAAACTGAAGATAACTTCTATTAAGGTGAAAgaatgatggattttttttttcgttGAAAACGTCCTTAAATCAACGCTGTgttgtttttagaattttttttgaaaagcatattttatatttttcctgtcATATTATTCAGTGAAGCTTCTTTTGGTCAGAGTCTACTTAGGTTTGTCTGGTTTTCATTAAGCAGATAACACAGCTTTTATCTACTGTAAAGACAGAAAAGATAAACCCAGAGGAAGGCGAGGCTTTGAAGAGGGGGAGTCTGTCCTGTTTGGATTGTAGATTTTTCTGAGGGCTGCCGTTTAGCCAGAGGGTCAGATCTGAAACGAAAACGGGTGCTTTGTGTATGGGCGGGAGGAGCCTGGCCTTTCTTGGCATGTGCGTGGGGTCAGAGGCTTCTTGGAGAATGTGATGAAAGAACTCTTAAGAATCCTTTCCCATAAAGAATGTACATGCACTTGGAAACAACAGTTTGCACAAGATCTCAGGTTTGGATCCCCTGGAGGGATCTTCAAGACTCAGGGTAAAAACTCCCAAATAACGAAAATGGTGCTCACACCAAAATCATTCAGCGCACTCCCCTGCCTGGTGGTAAAATCCAATCAAGGGGGCCTTGGGCAGTAAAGCTGGAGACCATCGCCTCTGGGAGGCCGGTGGAAGTCAggatgcccccccccccccgagccaCCGCGTGGAGCAGCAGCTGCAGGGAAGATGCGCACAAAACCAGGACCCGCGCCCGGGCGCGCAGGTACCAGAAGCGTCACCTGCGCGGCGTGTAATTAACGCTCTTGCCCTTTCTGCCTCCGCAGTCCGCTGACGTGGATTGAAGAGAAGGCACCCGGCCTAAAGCGAAACAGACATTTAAGCTTCCATTTCAAGTCTGGGTCCCTGGAGAACATGCCCAACGTAGGCATCAATAAGAATATTTTCCTGAAGGATCAAAATATCTTCGTCCAGAAACTCTTGGGCCAGCTCTCTGAGAAGGAACTGGCTGCGGAGAAGAAGCGCATCTTGCACTGCCTGTGGCTGGCGGAGGAGATCCAGAAACACTGCTGCTCCAAGAAGTAAGGCGAGGGCCCTGTGCAGCTCTGCAGAGCCCAGACCGTGGTCTGATTTTTACTGAGTTGACCTTTATCTCTGTTCTTACCATTAAACGTGTCTTGGGTAAACAGGATTTGCTTATTGTCACGAGCTGTGTTGGGAGTGATACTCGGGTGGGGACGCAACGTAGTGGGGATGAAAATGGAACCAAGCGCGGCTGAGCGGAGCTGAATGCTTTAGATGCCTGGTTTCGTTTATTCTTCCCAACAGCCCTGTTGGAGGGGTTATTACCAGGCTTGGTTTCCTTAGGGTATCGGGAAATGTTGTTTGAAGTCACCCAGACAGGAAATAGCAGAACGAGCCTTTTAAAGCCGGACTCATACACTAAACCACGGCAAAACAGTGCCTTGgtggaggagggtagagctcaggggtagagtgggtgcttagcgtgcatgaggtcctgggttcagtccccagtacctccattaaaaaaataaagattaggattaa
Encoded here:
- the BLVRA gene encoding biliverdin reductase A, coding for MNAEPEKKFGVVVVGVGRAGSVRIRDLRNPHASSAFLNLIGFVSRRELGSIEGVQQISLEDALSSQEVEVAYICSESSSHEDYIRQFLNAGKHVLVEYPMTLSWAAAKDLWELAEQKGKVLHEEHVELLMEEFAFLKKEVVGKDLLKGSLLFTAGPLEEERFGFPAFSGISRLTWLVSLFGELSLVSATLEERKEDQYMKMTVCLETENKSPLTWIEEKAPGLKRNRHLSFHFKSGSLENMPNVGINKNIFLKDQNIFVQKLLGQLSEKELAAEKKRILHCLWLAEEIQKHCCSKK